One Flavobacterium sp. 90 DNA segment encodes these proteins:
- a CDS encoding alkaline phosphatase: MNRRKFFKNGSLFTIGAVLMNPLQGSANILDVESANKNKKAKNIILLVSDGMSTGTLNMADLFLNRKTGKGSNWIQLYKDNKVSRALMDTASASSIVTDSSAASSSWGGGFRVNNGVLNISPQGEPHLPIWQKFKKVGKMAGCVTTVPITHATPAGFCVNSESRNAQDDIAEQYLKLGFDVMMGGGANYFSSELRKDKKDMFAAFSSKGYQVVKTRSEMEAASSSQPILGVFADDGLPYYVDRNSDENLKKATPSLGEMAKKAIDRMKNHKNGFVLQIESGKVDWAAHANDIAGLINDQIEFDEAVKVAIDFAEKDKETLVIITTDHGNANPGIIYGKYANDNFDSIQHYTQTNEWILNQIKSDTSVSQVKEIIEKANGHSVSDEDAKTVSGYYDGLHKEDGLYNYKKLPYKAFAEMQGKINSVGWISMDHSADYVELAMFGPGSELLKPFVKNTDLHYLMLQAAEVENKF, encoded by the coding sequence ATGAACAGAAGAAAGTTCTTTAAAAATGGCTCTTTATTTACAATTGGCGCAGTATTGATGAATCCTTTACAGGGTTCGGCCAATATTTTAGATGTAGAATCAGCCAATAAAAATAAGAAAGCAAAAAATATTATTTTATTGGTTAGTGACGGGATGAGCACGGGAACATTAAACATGGCCGATTTATTTTTGAACAGAAAAACAGGTAAAGGCTCTAACTGGATACAACTATATAAAGACAATAAGGTGTCAAGAGCTTTAATGGATACCGCATCTGCGAGTTCTATCGTAACAGATTCATCGGCAGCTAGCTCTTCCTGGGGAGGAGGTTTTAGAGTAAATAATGGTGTACTAAATATTAGCCCGCAAGGAGAACCGCATTTGCCGATTTGGCAGAAATTTAAAAAGGTTGGAAAAATGGCCGGTTGTGTTACGACCGTTCCCATAACGCATGCCACTCCGGCTGGCTTTTGTGTTAACAGCGAAAGCAGAAATGCTCAGGATGATATCGCCGAACAATATTTAAAGCTTGGCTTTGATGTTATGATGGGAGGCGGCGCAAACTATTTTAGTTCAGAATTAAGGAAAGATAAAAAAGACATGTTCGCAGCTTTTAGTTCGAAAGGATATCAGGTTGTAAAAACGCGATCTGAAATGGAGGCAGCTTCAAGTTCGCAACCTATTTTAGGAGTGTTTGCTGATGATGGACTTCCGTATTATGTGGATAGAAATAGTGATGAAAATTTAAAGAAAGCTACTCCAAGCCTTGGTGAAATGGCCAAAAAAGCAATTGACAGAATGAAAAATCATAAAAATGGTTTTGTCTTGCAAATTGAAAGCGGAAAAGTAGATTGGGCAGCACACGCTAACGATATTGCAGGTTTGATAAATGACCAGATTGAGTTTGATGAAGCAGTAAAAGTAGCAATAGATTTTGCAGAGAAAGACAAAGAAACTTTAGTTATAATTACAACAGATCATGGAAATGCAAATCCTGGAATAATTTATGGAAAATACGCCAATGATAATTTTGATAGCATTCAGCATTATACCCAAACCAATGAGTGGATTTTGAATCAAATAAAGTCAGATACTTCAGTTTCCCAAGTAAAGGAAATTATCGAAAAAGCAAATGGACACTCCGTTTCAGATGAAGACGCAAAAACAGTCTCGGGGTATTATGATGGGTTGCATAAAGAAGACGGTTTGTATAATTACAAAAAACTGCCTTACAAAGCTTTTGCAGAAATGCAGGGAAAAATAAATTCTGTTGGATGGATCAGTATGGATCATTCTGCAGATTATGTTGAACTGGCAATGTTTGGCCCAGGAAGCGAACTTTTAAAACCTTTTGTAAAAAACACAGATTTGCATTATTTAATGCTTCAGGCGGCAGAAGTAGAAAATAAATTTTAA
- a CDS encoding DUF6377 domain-containing protein has product MNKIMYLVIIMILFQSCQKADVNDRFLKTLDKVLADTSMITAKEKTLDSLKRLVNDTSDPILKYETYNKIIAGYLWYRADSAYAYIEKNMKIAQVSHNSKMSDQIILTYSIMLSTSGLLNESSQILKKIDRQRLDKSLLRDYYYAQERFYYVSSEFSHDNYYTPLYKRQEQTYQDSVRSTYPKNSIEYNKYTANLMVNAGEYLKARDLLKKTIPGLNKPTRFAAMVYYDLAGIYKVLKNDKLYEYYLIQASIVDRQIPTKENAAIKELAFYLYKNKLQDIDRANLYIQSALADARFYNNRQRILQISEKLPLIVNAFQEKRSKENRHLKYSIIVISILSIFITWSLIFIYRQVIQLRKARLAVDRLNNELQFYNNELQHLNNKLHYANETREENIGLFMDLCSSYINKLDDYKQIVKSKIINNRINDLLKNIDSQQFAKSDKNDFFVNFDRSVLSLFPNFVENVNKLMKEDSQFQLKKGEILNSELRVLALIRLGIDSSNKIASFLHYSPQTIYNYRVKMKNSSRFVREDFEQQLKNMLEVQ; this is encoded by the coding sequence ATGAATAAAATTATGTACTTGGTAATTATAATGATATTATTTCAGTCTTGTCAGAAAGCTGATGTCAATGACAGGTTTCTGAAGACTCTGGATAAAGTACTCGCTGATACCTCTATGATAACTGCAAAAGAGAAAACACTGGACAGTTTGAAGCGTCTGGTAAATGACACCTCGGATCCGATTCTTAAATATGAAACCTATAATAAGATCATTGCTGGTTATCTTTGGTATAGGGCGGACTCTGCATACGCTTATATCGAAAAAAATATGAAGATTGCACAAGTATCGCACAACAGTAAGATGTCTGACCAGATTATTTTGACCTATTCAATTATGTTATCCACATCTGGTCTGTTAAATGAATCATCGCAAATCTTGAAGAAAATAGATAGGCAGAGACTCGATAAGTCTTTGCTGCGAGATTATTATTATGCTCAGGAAAGGTTTTACTACGTATCTTCGGAATTTAGTCACGATAATTATTACACCCCACTTTATAAAAGGCAGGAACAGACCTATCAGGATTCCGTACGCTCCACTTATCCGAAAAATTCTATTGAATATAATAAATACACCGCTAACTTAATGGTAAATGCGGGTGAATATCTTAAAGCCCGAGATTTACTAAAAAAAACAATCCCTGGGCTAAACAAACCAACGAGATTTGCTGCAATGGTCTATTACGATCTTGCCGGAATCTATAAGGTATTAAAAAATGACAAACTATATGAATATTACCTCATCCAGGCATCCATTGTAGACAGGCAAATCCCTACTAAAGAAAATGCGGCTATTAAGGAATTGGCCTTTTATCTCTATAAGAATAAACTTCAGGATATTGATAGAGCCAATTTATACATTCAGTCGGCCTTGGCAGACGCACGCTTTTACAATAACAGGCAGCGAATCTTACAGATATCCGAGAAATTACCCTTGATCGTAAATGCCTTTCAAGAAAAAAGGAGTAAAGAAAATAGACATTTAAAATATTCCATTATTGTAATCAGTATTTTATCAATTTTCATTACATGGTCCCTAATCTTTATTTACAGACAGGTAATACAACTGCGAAAGGCCAGATTGGCAGTGGATCGGCTAAACAATGAACTGCAGTTTTACAACAACGAGCTGCAACATCTTAATAACAAACTTCATTATGCAAACGAAACACGCGAGGAGAATATAGGCCTTTTTATGGATCTTTGTTCTTCGTACATCAATAAACTTGATGATTACAAACAGATTGTGAAGAGTAAGATCATCAATAACAGAATCAATGATCTATTGAAGAATATTGATTCGCAGCAATTCGCCAAATCAGATAAGAATGATTTTTTTGTAAACTTTGACCGGTCCGTACTTAGCCTCTTTCCCAACTTTGTGGAGAATGTGAATAAACTTATGAAAGAAGATAGTCAGTTCCAACTCAAAAAAGGTGAAATATTAAATAGTGAACTGCGTGTCCTTGCCCTGATTCGATTAGGAATAGATAGCAGTAATAAGATAGCTTCCTTTTTGCATTATTCTCCCCAAACAATCTACAATTACCGTGTCAAAATGAAAAACAGTTCGCGGTTTGTACGAGAAGATTTTGAGCAACAGCTCAAAAATATGTTGGAGGTTCAGTAA
- a CDS encoding GH32 C-terminal domain-containing protein: MADKTSIEVFYNNGKTVMTEIFFPEKQMETFSVSKANVNFRIENITINQLNIN, encoded by the coding sequence ATTGCAGATAAAACCTCTATTGAAGTTTTTTACAATAATGGGAAAACAGTAATGACTGAAATATTTTTTCCAGAAAAACAAATGGAAACTTTCTCAGTATCTAAAGCAAATGTCAATTTTAGGATTGAAAATATAACAATTAACCAATTAAATATTAACTAA
- a CDS encoding TonB-dependent receptor has translation MNEKYKFQRNVLIKLKLFLFFFLFSFASNAQTKTVTGVITSTENGETLIGVNVLIKGTANGVISDLDGKYSISVPNDDVVLIFSMIGTKNEEIKVGSNQVLNVKLSANSQMMDEVIVVGYGSQKKSELTSAVSSIKKEDIKVALVSNVSEALQGKTPGVEVINNSNSPGGDVSVRVRGISSLNNSIQPLYVVDGIPLSGNASFLNSNDIASVEILKDAAAASIYGSRGANGVVLITTIKGTANEKFSITADASIAFQTPTHMVKMMNPAEYGQMLQTFKTNDGSGLTISPGESAGAGTDWLNLISRSNAPLQNYNLSVSGGTKKVVYSSSLSYFNQQGVVKTSDFERFNYRLNTEANVTDKFKIGGTIVFTNSTRHLVPNEGDLWNSIFNNALTIDPITPVYFSATELAANAAAGNSTNEYSIYHNALYTNSGNPVGAAARNFKEEKNTNFFGTLFGSYEIVHGLTYKTSFGYEYNGYHFNNFNPEFYENPSTKLLVNSLTKNENTTTHFTSNNTLTYSKKSKDHSYTLLAGTAYEHYQTGGINAAVSGLPGNDPNYRYLTYGTSGATVSETQDESALVSFFGRAMYNFRSKYFLSASMRSDGSSKFAAGNKWGNFPSISGAWVMSKESFFENDVVSLLKLRVGWGKIGNQSIPSNAYSTVLRNNAYYNFGGNLLTPGYSIAKAGNPNVTWETTTDLNLGLDFGLLDDKLSGSVDVYNRKVSNLLLAIDPPMFTGLYNSNSITTGIITNVGAMQNKGIDLTLNYSNKVGGLEYDFGGVFSVVDNKVLDLGTLSYLDAGALRNVTGYAERTVVGKPIGQFYGYKVLGIFQNQSEINSYTRNGALIQPNAKPGDFKFGTNSGNTTGTNLVEADKQYLGSPLPKFTYGFNLKLKYKGFDLNAYFYGVYGNKILEAERALISNTNNSSSNLKAGLVEAAWHGEGTSNTVPKMTLQSTNNNFGVVSDAYLSDGSYLRLKNLNVGYELNKEACSFLNLNRFRVYVGAQNLFTITKYTGFDPAVSNSTVTQVGVDYGGYPTNRTFLMGFNIGL, from the coding sequence ATGAATGAAAAATATAAATTTCAAAGAAACGTTTTAATAAAATTGAAACTATTCTTATTTTTTTTCCTTTTTAGTTTTGCCTCAAATGCTCAGACTAAAACTGTGACAGGTGTAATTACATCCACTGAAAATGGGGAGACTTTAATTGGAGTAAATGTCTTAATTAAAGGAACTGCAAATGGCGTTATTAGTGATTTAGACGGGAAATATTCAATTTCTGTACCCAATGATGATGTCGTATTAATTTTTTCTATGATTGGGACGAAAAATGAAGAAATAAAAGTAGGTTCCAATCAGGTTCTTAATGTGAAGCTGTCGGCCAACAGTCAAATGATGGATGAAGTAATTGTAGTAGGCTACGGTTCACAGAAAAAATCAGAATTAACTTCGGCAGTTTCCTCCATTAAAAAGGAAGATATTAAAGTTGCTTTGGTTTCTAATGTATCTGAAGCTTTGCAAGGTAAAACTCCAGGTGTTGAGGTAATTAATAATAGTAACTCACCAGGAGGTGATGTTTCTGTACGCGTAAGAGGTATCAGTTCTTTGAATAATAGTATTCAGCCATTATATGTGGTAGATGGAATTCCTTTGAGTGGAAATGCATCATTCTTGAATAGTAATGACATTGCTAGTGTAGAAATATTAAAAGATGCAGCCGCAGCATCTATTTATGGAAGTCGTGGAGCAAATGGTGTTGTTTTAATTACTACAATTAAAGGAACGGCCAATGAGAAGTTCTCTATTACAGCAGATGCTTCGATTGCCTTTCAGACGCCAACACATATGGTAAAAATGATGAATCCTGCAGAATATGGACAAATGCTTCAAACATTTAAAACTAATGATGGCTCTGGGTTAACTATTAGTCCAGGCGAAAGTGCGGGAGCTGGAACTGATTGGTTAAACCTTATATCCAGATCCAATGCCCCTTTGCAAAACTATAATCTTTCAGTAAGCGGTGGTACAAAAAAAGTTGTTTATTCTTCCAGCTTAAGCTATTTTAATCAACAAGGTGTCGTAAAGACATCTGATTTCGAAAGATTTAATTACAGATTAAATACAGAGGCTAATGTTACAGATAAATTTAAAATAGGTGGAACAATAGTATTTACCAATTCTACGAGACATCTAGTTCCAAATGAAGGAGATTTATGGAATTCAATCTTCAATAATGCATTGACCATTGACCCAATAACACCAGTATATTTTAGTGCTACTGAATTGGCTGCTAATGCAGCGGCAGGAAATAGTACCAATGAATATAGTATTTATCACAATGCGCTATACACTAACAGTGGAAATCCAGTAGGTGCTGCTGCCAGAAATTTTAAGGAAGAAAAAAACACCAATTTTTTTGGTACTCTTTTCGGTTCTTATGAAATTGTACACGGACTGACTTATAAAACAAGTTTTGGATATGAATACAATGGATACCATTTTAATAATTTTAATCCTGAATTTTATGAAAATCCAAGTACAAAACTACTTGTGAATAGTTTGACTAAAAATGAAAATACAACAACACATTTTACATCAAATAACACTTTAACATATAGTAAAAAGTCTAAAGATCATTCATACACACTTTTGGCTGGTACAGCATACGAACATTATCAAACAGGAGGAATCAATGCCGCTGTTTCTGGTTTGCCAGGTAATGATCCAAATTACAGGTATTTAACATATGGAACATCTGGTGCGACTGTTAGTGAAACACAAGATGAATCAGCTTTGGTATCTTTTTTTGGTCGTGCAATGTATAACTTTAGATCTAAATATTTTCTTTCTGCCAGTATGCGTTCGGATGGTTCATCAAAATTTGCAGCTGGAAACAAATGGGGTAATTTCCCTTCTATATCAGGAGCGTGGGTAATGAGTAAGGAATCTTTCTTCGAGAATGACGTTGTTTCTTTATTGAAATTGCGCGTTGGTTGGGGAAAAATTGGAAATCAAAGTATTCCGTCTAATGCTTATTCTACGGTGCTAAGAAATAACGCTTACTATAATTTTGGGGGTAATCTTCTTACTCCAGGATATTCTATTGCAAAAGCCGGTAATCCCAACGTAACGTGGGAAACTACTACTGATTTAAACCTTGGTCTTGATTTTGGATTATTGGATGATAAACTTTCCGGATCAGTAGATGTTTACAATCGTAAAGTTTCAAATTTATTATTAGCTATCGATCCTCCAATGTTTACAGGTTTATACAATAGTAATTCGATTACAACTGGTATTATTACCAATGTTGGAGCAATGCAGAATAAAGGTATCGATTTAACATTAAATTACAGTAACAAAGTTGGTGGACTAGAATACGATTTTGGTGGAGTATTTTCTGTAGTTGACAACAAAGTGCTTGATTTGGGCACACTTTCTTATTTAGATGCAGGGGCACTTCGTAACGTAACAGGTTATGCTGAACGTACTGTTGTAGGGAAGCCTATTGGACAATTTTACGGTTATAAAGTACTTGGCATTTTCCAAAATCAGTCTGAAATAAATAGTTACACCCGAAACGGAGCATTAATTCAGCCCAATGCTAAACCAGGTGATTTTAAATTTGGTACCAATTCTGGTAACACGACAGGAACTAATTTAGTAGAAGCCGATAAACAATATTTGGGAAGCCCTCTACCTAAATTTACTTATGGCTTTAATTTGAAACTTAAATATAAAGGTTTTGATCTAAATGCTTATTTCTACGGTGTTTATGGTAATAAAATTTTAGAAGCCGAAAGAGCATTGATTTCTAATACAAATAATAGTTCATCTAATTTAAAGGCTGGACTTGTTGAAGCTGCATGGCATGGAGAAGGAACTTCAAACACAGTTCCAAAAATGACTTTGCAAAGTACTAATAATAACTTTGGAGTAGTTTCGGATGCTTATTTATCAGATGGTTCTTATTTGCGACTTAAGAATTTGAACGTAGGTTATGAGTTGAATAAAGAGGCATGTTCATTTCTAAATTTGAATCGTTTTAGAGTATATGTGGGTGCTCAAAATTTGTTTACAATAACTAAATATACTGGTTTTGACCCGGCCGTTTCTAATTCGACGGTAACTCAAGTGGGAGTTGATTATGGTGGTTATCCTACTAATCGTACTTTTCTTATGGGGTTTAATATTGGTCTATAA
- a CDS encoding RagB/SusD family nutrient uptake outer membrane protein, with protein sequence MKKMYKKQLIFLFFLSFMGLSSCNDLIDIPSPGITQDAIPMNQKDAVGLITGCYSTFMDYDQTQGVDNWVEGYFCQWLVGEECGDDIYKGGDSHGDFQAMEDLGYFKTGYNNVIDWKWRKMWIGIARCNKAITSIPNVPGINAALSARLVGEAQFLRAYFYMELLRNFGDLPIITTPITAFDVNQPRVAVKDVYEKLVEPDLVAAAAILPQKTAYATADAGRATRGAALSLLAKAYLYQKKWSNAFTTGQTVIDEGQYNLETNFRNVFEVDNVNGKESIFEIAFSGNQTYPFGWVGANAIGSRDDINWGWLQPSTDLDREFESGDPRHQMTIIHDGDTFVDGWGGQPYPITALRNNQVPYTASYKYFIPKSKRVSNNWLRQNYNLELIRYADLLLMYGEAALQSGNQVKADWAVEQVRSRARNQSVNPSTTLPTKTGVTMNDIIHERRVELATEGHRFYDLKRWGIAQQVLNALPAKIATYPEALYIGAKGALYQSPRNDNFQIPPTDVSRAGWTQNPGY encoded by the coding sequence ATGAAAAAGATGTATAAAAAACAACTGATATTTTTATTTTTTCTGAGCTTCATGGGGCTTTCAAGCTGTAATGATCTCATCGATATTCCATCTCCAGGGATAACACAAGATGCTATTCCGATGAACCAAAAAGATGCAGTAGGTCTAATTACGGGTTGCTATTCAACATTTATGGATTACGACCAGACTCAAGGTGTTGACAACTGGGTTGAAGGTTATTTTTGCCAATGGCTTGTAGGTGAAGAGTGTGGTGATGATATTTATAAAGGTGGAGATAGTCATGGAGATTTTCAGGCCATGGAAGATTTAGGTTATTTCAAAACAGGTTATAACAATGTTATCGATTGGAAATGGCGTAAAATGTGGATTGGTATTGCTCGTTGTAACAAAGCTATTACTAGTATACCTAATGTTCCTGGGATTAATGCTGCTCTGTCTGCACGATTAGTAGGCGAAGCTCAATTTTTAAGAGCTTATTTTTATATGGAACTTCTAAGAAATTTTGGAGATTTGCCAATTATTACGACTCCAATCACTGCCTTCGATGTGAATCAGCCAAGAGTTGCTGTCAAAGATGTATATGAAAAACTAGTTGAGCCAGATTTAGTGGCTGCAGCTGCTATTTTACCTCAAAAAACTGCTTATGCAACAGCAGATGCCGGCAGAGCTACACGCGGAGCCGCTTTGAGTTTACTTGCAAAAGCTTATTTGTACCAAAAAAAGTGGTCAAATGCTTTTACTACAGGGCAAACAGTTATTGATGAAGGTCAATACAATTTGGAAACTAATTTTAGAAATGTATTTGAAGTAGACAATGTAAATGGTAAAGAATCCATTTTTGAAATAGCTTTCTCAGGAAATCAAACTTATCCTTTTGGCTGGGTTGGCGCTAATGCTATTGGCAGTAGAGATGATATAAATTGGGGATGGTTACAGCCTTCAACTGATTTAGATCGTGAATTTGAAAGTGGTGACCCTCGTCATCAAATGACAATCATTCATGATGGTGATACTTTTGTTGATGGATGGGGAGGACAACCTTATCCAATTACAGCTTTGCGTAACAATCAAGTTCCTTATACGGCTTCATATAAGTATTTTATACCTAAAAGTAAACGAGTATCTAACAATTGGTTGAGACAAAATTATAATTTAGAATTGATCAGATATGCAGATTTACTCTTAATGTACGGAGAAGCAGCTTTGCAATCGGGAAATCAAGTAAAAGCAGACTGGGCAGTAGAACAAGTTCGTTCTAGAGCAAGAAATCAGTCAGTGAATCCTTCCACGACCTTGCCAACAAAAACAGGAGTTACTATGAATGATATAATTCATGAAAGACGAGTAGAACTAGCTACTGAAGGACATCGATTCTATGACCTTAAAAGATGGGGAATTGCACAACAGGTCTTGAATGCACTGCCTGCTAAAATAGCTACTTATCCTGAAGCATTATATATCGGGGCAAAAGGAGCGCTGTATCAATCTCCTCGTAATGATAATTTTCAAATTCCTCCAACTGATGTTTCGAGAGCGGGTTGGACACAAAATCCAGGATATTAA
- a CDS encoding alpha-galactosidase — protein MNKKIPHYFYKKWLFLFSLITTVMNLSAQTIIPIATENNLMLLQTDNTNRLRMVYFGKPLDNESEYKSVSANYNYDESNAGIYNAAYTSAGTWNLSEPAIQVKHADGNPSLELKYVSFKKEIINTDISITSILLKDPLYPFEVTLFYKVWKKENIIEQWTEIKHKEKKPVLLQKYASANLYFADKDFYLTSFQGEYLKEMQPKEALLTQGIKTVDSKLGTRAMLLQTPNFIVSFGKPASEEEGNVLVGQLAWSGSFKLDFEIDSHKNLRLIAGVNPFASEYSLAPNETFKTPSLIYAVSNHGTGQASRNLHDWARKYRVLDGAGERLTLLNNWEATYFDFDENKIKALFKDAKEIGVDLFLLDDGWFGNKYPRNNDDAGLGDWQENKKKLPSGLGYLVKEAKNEGVKFGIWIEPEMVNPKSELYEKHLDWVIRQPERPEIYYRNQMVLDLSNPEVQDFVFGIVDDLFVKNPELAFIKWDCNAVIYNAYSAYLNKKGIPQSNLYVDYIKGLYKVLQRIRSKYPKVPMMLCSGGGGRGDYELLQYFTEFWPSDDTEPLERVFLQWNYSYFFPSIATDNHVTDWGKQPLKFRIDVASMGKLGFDVVVSHLKEEDKEFCKQAISNYNSFKDIVWHGDMYRLVNPYENDIAALMYVNPDKSKSIVFNYLVSNRFNITATKRPVVLKGLNPNKKYSVKEVNLYPGTTSTIDAKNVFTGDFLMKVGFNPNVTLQRTSVLLEISEVE, from the coding sequence ATGAATAAAAAAATCCCGCATTATTTTTATAAAAAATGGTTATTCCTTTTTAGTTTAATAACAACAGTCATGAATTTATCGGCGCAAACAATTATTCCTATAGCTACGGAAAATAACCTTATGTTACTGCAGACAGATAACACCAATAGGTTGAGAATGGTTTATTTTGGAAAACCATTAGATAATGAAAGTGAATATAAGTCGGTATCTGCGAATTATAATTATGATGAATCTAATGCTGGCATATATAATGCGGCCTATACTTCTGCAGGAACATGGAATCTTTCTGAACCTGCAATTCAGGTCAAACATGCAGATGGGAATCCTTCTTTAGAGTTGAAATATGTGAGTTTTAAAAAGGAAATAATTAATACTGATATTTCAATAACCAGTATTCTTCTTAAAGATCCTCTTTATCCGTTTGAAGTGACCTTGTTTTATAAAGTTTGGAAAAAAGAAAATATTATCGAACAATGGACGGAAATAAAACACAAGGAGAAAAAACCTGTGCTTTTGCAAAAATATGCTTCTGCTAATTTATATTTTGCTGATAAAGACTTTTATCTGACAAGTTTTCAGGGTGAATATTTGAAAGAAATGCAGCCAAAAGAAGCGTTATTAACACAAGGTATTAAAACAGTAGATTCAAAATTAGGAACGAGAGCAATGCTTTTACAGACACCTAATTTTATTGTGTCTTTTGGTAAACCTGCTTCTGAAGAGGAAGGAAATGTACTAGTTGGTCAATTAGCATGGAGTGGTAGTTTTAAGCTGGACTTCGAAATCGATTCACACAAAAACCTTCGTCTTATTGCTGGTGTTAATCCATTTGCATCAGAATATTCATTAGCTCCCAATGAAACATTTAAAACGCCTTCTTTAATCTATGCAGTGTCCAATCATGGAACTGGTCAGGCGAGTAGAAATTTACACGATTGGGCGAGAAAATATAGGGTGTTAGATGGTGCAGGAGAACGACTTACTTTGTTGAATAACTGGGAAGCAACCTATTTTGATTTTGATGAAAATAAAATAAAAGCTTTGTTTAAAGATGCTAAAGAGATTGGAGTTGATTTATTTTTGTTAGATGATGGTTGGTTTGGTAATAAGTATCCAAGAAATAATGATGATGCAGGACTTGGAGACTGGCAGGAAAATAAAAAGAAGTTGCCAAGCGGGTTAGGTTATTTAGTAAAGGAAGCTAAAAATGAAGGAGTGAAATTTGGTATTTGGATTGAGCCTGAAATGGTGAATCCTAAAAGTGAATTGTATGAAAAACATTTGGATTGGGTAATACGGCAACCAGAACGACCAGAGATTTATTATAGAAATCAAATGGTGTTAGATTTGTCAAATCCAGAGGTTCAGGATTTTGTGTTTGGAATTGTAGACGATTTGTTTGTTAAAAATCCAGAATTAGCTTTTATAAAATGGGATTGCAATGCGGTGATTTATAATGCTTATTCTGCTTATCTCAATAAAAAAGGAATTCCACAGTCTAATTTATATGTTGATTACATAAAAGGTTTGTATAAAGTATTGCAACGCATTCGTTCCAAATATCCAAAAGTACCTATGATGTTATGTTCTGGAGGAGGAGGAAGAGGTGATTATGAATTACTTCAATATTTTACAGAATTTTGGCCAAGTGATGATACAGAACCTTTGGAGCGTGTTTTTTTACAATGGAATTATTCGTATTTTTTCCCTTCAATTGCTACAGATAATCATGTCACTGATTGGGGGAAACAACCTTTAAAATTTAGGATTGATGTGGCTAGTATGGGAAAATTAGGATTTGATGTTGTAGTATCACATTTAAAAGAAGAAGATAAGGAGTTTTGTAAACAAGCGATAAGTAATTATAATTCTTTTAAAGACATAGTGTGGCATGGAGATATGTATCGTCTTGTCAATCCTTATGAAAATGATATTGCGGCATTAATGTATGTTAATCCAGATAAAAGTAAAAGTATTGTTTTTAATTATTTGGTAAGTAATAGATTTAATATCACAGCAACTAAAAGGCCTGTTGTGTTGAAAGGGTTGAATCCTAATAAAAAGTATTCAGTAAAAGAAGTTAATTTATACCCTGGTACAACATCAACAATTGATGCTAAAAATGTTTTTACAGGGGATTTTTTAATGAAAGTTGGTTTTAATCCAAATGTTACCTTGCAAAGAACTAGTGTTTTGTTAGAAATAAGTGAGGTTGAATGA